The window CCTTCTAAGAGTGACATCCACATACCGGACGCTTGCAAAGTAGCAGAGACGTATGCAGACAAGGCCAATTGGAGCCGGCAAAGTGATACTAACACTGAGGCTGAAATGGTGCTGGAGGATGCGGTTGATTGCCATCAGGGTGAAACGGATGACGCGATCAAGGACAGCTGCTGGAAGGAGCCTGAGCCGAATAGTGATGAGAACcacgaggaggaagagaaggtaAGCAGCCATTTACTGAAGTTATTGGTAAGCTACAGACAAATTTAAGACTTCATCCGTCACAGTTGGTCCGTTTACaattgagctttagaggtgctttTGTGACCTTAGGACAGAGCCTGGCTGCATGTTACCCCCACTTTCCAGGCTTTGTGCTATGCTGAGCTCAGGTAACCtgtggcttcatatttagcagaTAAGATAGTgctattgatcttctcatctaactcttggcaaatAAGCAAATATGTGTATTTCCCAATTCGtctgaactatttctttaaggATTTGGAGCAACCAACCCAGTGGGAATATTTCTCTCTCACCTACATATCAATTTCCATTAGAACTCATTCTTTCTGTGGTTTCAGAATAGCACAGACTAGGAGATCAGTCACAGGCAGTTTGTGTTTCTATCTTGACAAAGTTAGACCTGAAGATATTAACTTTCTATTCATGGGTCTAGGTGTTGAAAGCAGAATGCCAGGAAGATGAGGACGTGACCACCGACATGGACGATTCTGACAAGACAACCAGACAAGAGGAGGAAAATGTTCAGCGTGCTTTGACCAatctggtgttttttgaaaaaaccCCTCATGTGAGTGAAAACCGTGATGACGAGCAGCTAATTGATCAACAAGCTGAGATCTGGTCCTCAACATCTGAACAAGAAACAAACTGGCAGGAGCAGTGTGATCAGGAGATGGACAAGGTGACTCCGCCAATTCGGGAAGTTTTAGATGAAGACCACTTGAACATACTTGCAGCTGTTAAATGTGATGCCCTTTTGCCGCAGGTTGACGAGCAAGATGTGGAGATTGAACAAAAGGAGGAAAATGGTCTTGCGTGTGATCAAGAGGACGGCGTTCTTTACGATGATCAAGTAAAAGAGAAAACGCTGACTGGTGACAACATTGCCTGTAGTGAAGAACCTGAAGGTACAAGCGTGGCACCCAGCCCTGCTCTGCCCTGTTTGAGCGCGCCCATAAAGGCTATTAATCATGATGACGGTCTGTCAGGTATCACCACTGATGCAAAAGTTCAAATCCCAGGCATTGCAGAATTCCCCGACTTGTCATCAGATCTTCAACACCCACAGAAAGAAGATAAAATAGCTCCAGCTCTGGATGAAGACACCATTTCTACTAATATTCTTGGACCTCAAATTCCATCACATGAGACAGAAAATCAGcctgaaaataatgtaaatggCACAGCGATGATGTTGGCTGAAGAACGCAATGACCAAGTGCATGACCCTCATGTTAAATCTGGCCGCGAAGACGAACAAAGCGTCCAAACCATAAGAAATGAAACTTTTGACGAGGCAAgtgttgctgctgctcctgAAATAGTTGCTTGTGATGGTGAAAATCTTACCGCCCATGTAATGGCTGAAGTTTTTGATAAGACGAGTGTTGCTGCTGATTCTGGTACAGTTGACGAAGATAGCGAAACTGCTTCTGTAATagttgaaaaaatatatagtcctCACCTGCCATCCACTAGCCAAGACCAACAAAGTGGCCGCATGGAAATTGATGAAACTTTTGAAAAGATGAGGGCCGATTCTAATACTGAAGCAGCTGCTTGCGATAATGCTAGCTGCACTGCACTTTCAGTGTCTGTAGAAATATCCCATCCTGACATGTCGTCTTCCTTCCAAGACCAACAAAGTGACTGCGTGGAAAATAATGAAACCTTTGAAGAGACGAGGGTTAATTCTGCCACTGATGCACCTGCTTGCGCTAATGCTAGCCTTACTTCACCTATAATGTCTAAAGAACTATCACGTCCTGACATGTTGTCTTCCTCCCAAGACCAACAAAGTGACCAAACCAATGAATATTCTGCAGTTACCACTGGTGGAACTCCCATCATGATTGAGGACATCAACATCAATCCTCCCATGTGTCAAATTCCCCTTCCATCTTTCAAGCAATTTGAGCTTAGGGATGACACCTCATCTGCTGGTATTGGTGAAGAGAGTGGGATTTCAAGCATGACTGTCAGCCCTGATAATGAGTTTGACGTGATCTTTGAAAGTACGGCGCTTCCAGTGATGGATTGTGATCCACACAAAAGTCAAAACCGCCTCTTTGCTAATGATGCTGCCCCATCAGTCATTAAAGAGGATACAGCAGGTATGGTGTTCGGGCTTTACCCATCACGTCACTCCCAGCCACCCCACAGCGAGCGCGCAGGTTGGACTAATTATGAATCATTTAAAGCCAACGAGGACTTGTTTGGTCATGAGGTTGAGGATAGTTACCTCAGAGCGACGGATCAGTTCATGGCGCAGGTTGCAGACAGCGTTACAAGCTTCACCAATGACCTGGAAATGCACACAAATGTGAACGTTACTGTAGACGTTAAAGAGAAGGAAGCAGGAGTAAGTGctaaaaaggaggaggaaaacaAAGCAGAGAAGGCGATAGAGGACAATGAAATGACTGAAATCAGTATCATGGAGGCAACTATGGACCATAATGAATGGATCATGGATGGTAACTACCAAGCCCTTCCTTGGATGAATCTTTCTGCCCCATCTTTTGCCCAAGACAATACAAAAACCAAACCGCTTCCCACTGAAGAGTACCAATGCAGCTCTGCTGTAACCGACTCCACTTGTATAGATACAACCGACATCCCACCTTCCACTGAAGTCAAACAAATCGGCACGCTCTCCCTTGTCGACGAAAACACGGAAAATAGCAAGAAGATTGGGGCGGTTCAGCCCATGCCCCAGCATGTCAACGTGACCTTTCGCATCCATTATGTCACCCAATCGCCATACCAGACTGTGGCTGTCACGGGGAACCAGCAGGAGCTGGGGAACTGGAAGGGATTCATCCCGCTAGAGAGAGCCAAGGACGGGCACTGGTCCACGGTGGTCAGCTTGCCCGCAGAGATCCATGTGGAGTGGAAGTTTGTGGTGGTGGACAAGGGGGAGGTGTGTCGCTGGGAGGAATGTGGCAACCGCCTCCTTGATACGGGCAACGGAGACGACCTGCTGGTGCACAAATGGTGGGGACGCTTGTAAGAGGTGAGGTGCGAGCAAGATTGAGAGTGGCGTGTACAGTAAGCTTTGGTACTGGATACTGAACCAGATAGAAACCAAGACCCACAGTAGATTAAAATGACACCATTTATTAGGGGTGTGAAGCTTCACTGGGTTCACGATTcaattatcctgtcaacgattcgaaTCGATTCaacatcacgatgcgtcaccaCCTCAacattatatattgctacacgtGGTgttcaacaaattcaagcagtcagatatatatatgaactccccttttttattgtatctgcttaaaaaaaaaagacacattctgAATGTAGCAGCgtctgaacacacacaacagacaaaaaaaaaaaaaaaaaagcagctacCAGGAAAAATCAACAAGCAACATCAGGCAAAAATCGATTATGGTcggtcactgcatcgatgcagaatcgtccatGTCCGCATCGCATCGATgtaatgattaatttcaacacccctatcATTTATACTGTCTCATATCATGAATATGTCCTAGTAAGCATTGGTTTGGTCAATGTTGGGGTCATCAATTGGTATACAGTCTAGGTTTAAACTAggatacagattttttttgttgtttataacCATTGTGAGGGTTTTACAGCCCAGACCTGCCAATACCCAACACCATGATCACTGGGGTAAAACTGGGTCACCTTAGATTGATCTCCTAATAGCCAGTGATTAAGTGGATCTTTCAGGAAACTGAAAAGATTGCCATTAAAAGACAGAGGCATTATATAAAACACttgcctttttttctgtggCAGTATCTAGGATTATGCAAACTGCAcctctttcaaaacatgacttAAAGAGTGTTTAATTCGTGTAAATGGAGGCTTTCTTATACTATCCATAATGCTGCTTGAATACTCCCCAACAATCTATGACAACAAATGCACAGTTACCTTTTTTCTACAGCAATAATGAAAGAAATACATGTATACTGTACGACTGGTGTTAGATCAGGTATTCTAATGTGTTTACCACTAAACTGTGATATAGTTGTAACTTTGATGCTTTTATCTGGTGggactgtgtgcatgcatgagtGTCCCATTGTTCTATGAATGTGCCTTCTATACATCATTTTTCCAATAATGTGTTATAAAGCCtggcttttctttttaaaaccgCTTTGCTGGCCACCATTTTCATAGTTTCACTACAATTTTACTGTACTTGCAAtatattaattattttctttaaaacaacggtcacttttttttctgtcaagttTCAGTTGCAATCAGTCCAGACTATAGTCTCTATGCCTCAGATCATGTCGGAGTATCTTGTTATGCAATACGGTGATGATAATGCTTCTCTTGAATGTCATTACGGTGGAGGTGGTTACCAAATAAAGAAATCTTCCAAGTCTGTCATATCTGGAAATAAATGTTTCTTATAAATTCACTGAAAGACCGGATGTTCTCACTCACTAAATAATAACTTGACAATCCATTTTCGATTATCTTAATTACTTGAACTAATGGACTGGATAATTTAAAAGGAACAACAATTAGATGTTCTTTCCCTTAAGCTAAATATTTTATGAATCAAAGCACATATGTACCTTGGTTAATCAATTCTAATTATACACTGGTATTTCAATATGGCAGGTCCACTCAAATATTTCTCAACCAGTCAATGACTTATCTAAAGGATGGGCGGTTACCGCCTCCATTTCTGTGAAACATTAACTGCTattgcaacaaacaaacaaactaaccgagACAGATTCAATCTGTTGAGGCTATGCACTGAAAAATCTTTGAACAAATGCCTAAATCTACTTGAATTTCTGTGATGTGGACCAAAAGCCAAAACTGTGACCTTGTTACGAGTCCAGCTGGCTCAGAGGTGGCTCATGCAGAGAAAGCGTCATTAGCACGCACGTTTTCATGCCAGCTTGTCGGCACCACTCGGCTCCGTGCTGAAGGTGACATCACGGCATCTGAAAAGAGGCTGCTCTTCATCTTCCAGTCCAGGGACTCGCACGTACGCATGCACAAATGCAATGTTTTGCCAGTGCTGTAAATGATTTATCTGCACTGCAGGGAGCGGGAGggttttgtgttgtcttcctttcaACCTTGGAAAACCTTACATTTTTGACaccttttttcagtttgtttttgctttttccaacgtttaaaATTTTTCTTGTACactttttcagcgcttatttctacttcccatattttctgattataaaacaaaaatttaaaatgggtcaatgtgacccgaagtcaacacaagggttaatggtTCATTGGATGTCCAGCAAATAAAAGAATTCAGAGTAAGTCATGCACGGTAATTACTCAGAaaggaaaataataatagttccaaaaaaagaaggaaaatggTGTTATGTGATCAATCAAGCTTTACAATGATCAAGTGATAGAGAAAATGCAGACTAGTGACAACATTGTAACCTCTAGTGAAAAACGAGTTGAAGCGTGGCAACCCCccagccctgctgtgccctgttTAATCATGCCTGTAAAGGTTTATACTCATTATGACGGTCTATCAGGTATCTCCAATAAAGCAAAAGTGCAAATATAAGGAATTGCAATTTTCTCTGACTTGTCATCACATTGTCAACACCAACAGATGATAAAATAGCTCCAGCTCGGGATGGAGACAATGATTCTACTGTTTTTGGCCCCTCAAATGCCATCACATTAGACAGAAAATCAGtctgaaaacaacaaatatgGCTCAACAGTGGTGTTGGCTATGTAGAAGAATTCAGAGTAAGTCATGCATGGTAATTACTTAGAAAGGAAAAGAATAATCATTCAAAAAGGCAAACAAAGCATTCAGTGTGCTTCAACGAGAAGGCTTAAGGTGAATAAATGAAGCAAATAATATAGTTTATATTAAATTGTAAAAAGAATATAACATATTTTGCCAATCTAATAAGAAGAACTAACACGATTCCCATGTTGACCTGCCACTGCGTGTCATCTACATGGAAATGTGACTGTGAAATGTGATCCCTGCTGTGGTTCCACATTTGGAAGACCACCTGAACATTTGCAAGACAAACACCATGGACCTTTTAGTCAAACAAGGCCTTTGGGACTCATTTGACTTCCTTCAAATGGGGTTCAACAGAACTCTGGCCAGGTCTAAGTCACGTGATTTCTGCACTCTTTTCTATttccaaacaagagttcagggAACCTTTGCCTGTTTGCCATCATTAGGTTATATTATAGAGGCTCTGTTTACACTGAAAGCCTCATATGCCAGGAATAGGTTTCCTATTCCTGTGCAACTAACCAGACATACTAGCCAGTTTTGGATAAGATCCCCGATGAACACTATACGAGAAAGCGGGCAGAGGTTATTGGTAATGTTAACCTGTTCTCCTGGCGAGTAGTACACACCCCTCACTAGAACTAATGCGGTAGCTGGGAGTGTGCACTTTCTAAGGTTGAAGGTAATCCTTTATTTAGACACAAGGCTTACAACTGACACCACTCTCTTTGTATGTCTCGCTCTACCCACAtagacattcacacacaaatacacacaccatTTGTCAAACATCTAAACAGTTAAGCTACCATTGGTCCGATGTTTGATCTCCGTTAAGGCAAAAGACTTAACACTGAGTCATCCGTCGGATCCGGGAACACCCCTATGTCAGAGTTAGGTTGTCTAGAATAATTGTTGTTCTTCTGTCTCACTGTTATAGCTTATGTGCTACGGGGGGGCAAAATAGTATAGTCAGTTGTCCATCAAAATAATTAATACTATATGTCTAATGTGCCTTAAACAAACCCTAGAGGCGGCAATGTTTATTACACACTACAACATGAAAGTACTGAGAGTGAAATCTACATTATATACTATGTTCCTGCAATAGAGAAAGCTACAATTTCAGGATCACATTTCTACGACCCTAGTTACCGAACAAAAGTGCCATAATGTGCAAGAGTCAACAACAGTTAGCAGCTGGCTAGCTATAAAGGGTTAAAATTGTGTTAGACTAAAAGACAGGGTtatggtagtctcgcattgccagaaaGACGGATCCCCACAGCGCTGGACtatggtctggctactccgGTTATCTGTTCTGGGATGAGCGAAccaaaaaaaacgctctgggttgtttgtatttctttaaaccaatcaccgCCGCCCTGGGCGGTACTAAGCCCAGATGCAGCATCGATACCTTTGCAAAATACAAAGTAGAGATAGTGGAATGGGAGGGACATTGcgaatgtcaggctttatcccagcactgtACATGCGGTGAGCTAGACTAGGGTTAGGGTAACAACATTCTAGCATCTAAActatcaaatgacaatgtgaaaactGTGACCATGTCAAACGGGTCGCACAaagtgatgaacctacagagaattatcatttgatcctgcagctcccctcagctTTACAAGTTGCACCTTATTGTTTAGCGGTCAGGCTGCAACTTTGCCattttctttcactctctccGCTCTAATAGCTTTGCTTTTGGCCACAGTAGGCAGcatttttcagtgaaaaaacaaTGTTCACTATCTGCTCAGCatcagcagacagacagttagaggcTAGCTGGGGAACTTGGAGCATTTACATTCACTATATCCCTCAGGAGTTAGAAGAGACCAAAAAAGTTAAAAGAGAGTGAgcattggacttacattcatcaggtggctgGAAActcaactccaaatgaatgataatgctGCTCGATAACTACTGCACGTATAAAAGCAAATGTTTGGTAACAACTTGACCATATCAATTTAAAGTTGATATTATATCATCGATGAGCTCACAACTTGCTAATGCTTAGCATAGCGCAGATGACAACCTGGCAAGTGATTAGTGGGGGTGGACTGGTATTCAAACTGCTGGGGCAAtcagggaaagtaaaaagcaGGTGAGCTTGAGGGAGGATCAGGTCATGTGGTGAAACTGGAGGGAAAGGGGTTATCAGAGGGCAGGTGGGCGTGGTCCGGGCTGAAATGACGACATGCGAAAACCAGGGACACGTTCAATCTTAAAATAGTGTGCACCATTTTGCTAGAGTTTCTCTTGTTTAGTGGGTATGTCAGAGGTGCTACCCAATCAGCAAACTtgtggtataaaaaaaaaaaaaaagtgcacaaCTAAACCACTGTTTCAGTTTTAATAAACattttgctacgttttgtcggggctgaacgcgCTCCAGGCAGAATGGGTGAGTATATGATCTGGAGGGATTTCGATTATATTTCATGTACCAAAGTGCTGGTCAAGGGAAAATCGATAATCGGAAAATAGATCATTGCCAAGGCATTGTCtgggggaccatgaatgtccaGAGCAAAATAAATGGTAATTTGTCAGGAAGTTATTAGAAGGTTGCTCTTTCTACAGAGCAGCAGATTGTTGCCTGGTGGTAGACAGTCACACACTGTGATCCTCTAGTCCAAGTTGGACCGCCAAGTGTGACATTCTCTTTAA is drawn from Sander vitreus isolate 19-12246 chromosome 16, sanVit1, whole genome shotgun sequence and contains these coding sequences:
- the stbd1 gene encoding uncharacterized protein stbd1, with amino-acid sequence MPLNNGNTVAVERRVDLASLFCMIGRHGPAVALALVAMASLLAGFIIYRTVRGKRKKATAADGDSKSPGEESDASVMQPSSVESTEVSDEGSSDVKKDVDLIRSDRKIRHRRAAEKTPPPYSPSKSDIHIPDACKVAETYADKANWSRQSDTNTEAEMVLEDAVDCHQGETDDAIKDSCWKEPEPNSDENHEEEEKVLKAECQEDEDVTTDMDDSDKTTRQEEENVQRALTNLVFFEKTPHVSENRDDEQLIDQQAEIWSSTSEQETNWQEQCDQEMDKVTPPIREVLDEDHLNILAAVKCDALLPQVDEQDVEIEQKEENGLACDQEDGVLYDDQVKEKTLTGDNIACSEEPEGTSVAPSPALPCLSAPIKAINHDDGLSGITTDAKVQIPGIAEFPDLSSDLQHPQKEDKIAPALDEDTISTNILGPQIPSHETENQPENNVNGTAMMLAEERNDQVHDPHVKSGREDEQSVQTIRNETFDEASVAAAPEIVACDGENLTAHVMAEVFDKTSVAADSGTVDEDSETASVIVEKIYSPHLPSTSQDQQSGRMEIDETFEKMRADSNTEAAACDNASCTALSVSVEISHPDMSSSFQDQQSDCVENNETFEETRVNSATDAPACANASLTSPIMSKELSRPDMLSSSQDQQSDQTNEYSAVTTGGTPIMIEDININPPMCQIPLPSFKQFELRDDTSSAGIGEESGISSMTVSPDNEFDVIFESTALPVMDCDPHKSQNRLFANDAAPSVIKEDTAGMVFGLYPSRHSQPPHSERAGWTNYESFKANEDLFGHEVEDSYLRATDQFMAQVADSVTSFTNDLEMHTNVNVTVDVKEKEAGVSAKKEEENKAEKAIEDNEMTEISIMEATMDHNEWIMDGNYQALPWMNLSAPSFAQDNTKTKPLPTEEYQCSSAVTDSTCIDTTDIPPSTEVKQIGTLSLVDENTENSKKIGAVQPMPQHVNVTFRIHYVTQSPYQTVAVTGNQQELGNWKGFIPLERAKDGHWSTVVSLPAEIHVEWKFVVVDKGEVCRWEECGNRLLDTGNGDDLLVHKWWGRL